The following are encoded together in the Aerococcus mictus genome:
- the dnaA gene encoding chromosomal replication initiator protein DnaA codes for MDPLQELWQVVSEYFREHLTKGSFDTWILGLKPLRMDHDVLYIEAVSQLHKKHIESNYMMQLQQVIYDYLGREIRIEITLDNQQAGSNHLDFGQAVSPTSAPADSRPANRHSDLNPKYTFENFVVGEGNKMAHAAALAVAEGPGRDYNPLFFYGGVGLGKTHLMQAIGHEVLRTHPDAIVKYVTSETFTNDFIEAIRTNTMPDFHQAYRHVDMLLVDDIQFIGNKQSTQEEFFHTFNALYNNNKHIVLTSDRDASQIPELEDRLVSRFKQGLSTDITPPDLETRIAILRNKAKVNGIDIPDETLSYIAGQIDTNIRELEGALTSVQAYAVMNQEELSPDVAARALSNYRDANTKKVPSIAEIQETVADYFDLTVADLKGKKRKRDIVVPRQIAMFLSREITDASLPKIGQEFGGKDHTTVLHAHEKISEAMKSATEIKENVESIQNLLKR; via the coding sequence ATGGATCCTTTACAGGAACTTTGGCAAGTGGTGAGCGAATATTTTCGTGAACACTTGACCAAGGGAAGTTTCGATACCTGGATTTTGGGCCTCAAGCCCCTCCGGATGGATCATGATGTCTTATACATCGAAGCTGTTTCCCAACTGCACAAAAAACACATTGAATCCAATTATATGATGCAGCTGCAACAGGTTATTTATGACTATCTGGGCCGAGAAATTCGGATCGAAATTACACTCGACAACCAACAAGCGGGGAGCAATCACTTAGACTTCGGTCAAGCCGTTAGCCCGACCAGTGCCCCAGCTGATAGCCGACCAGCTAATCGGCATAGCGACTTAAACCCTAAATACACCTTCGAAAACTTTGTGGTAGGTGAAGGGAATAAAATGGCCCACGCCGCTGCCCTAGCCGTAGCTGAAGGGCCGGGACGGGACTACAATCCCCTCTTCTTCTATGGGGGTGTAGGACTAGGGAAAACCCATCTCATGCAAGCCATTGGCCACGAAGTCTTACGGACTCATCCTGATGCTATTGTCAAATACGTCACCAGTGAGACCTTTACCAACGACTTTATTGAAGCGATTCGGACCAATACCATGCCGGACTTCCACCAAGCCTACCGTCATGTAGACATGCTCTTAGTCGATGATATTCAATTTATCGGTAACAAGCAGTCAACCCAGGAAGAGTTCTTCCATACCTTTAACGCTCTCTACAATAATAATAAGCACATCGTCCTCACCAGTGACCGCGATGCCAGTCAAATTCCTGAGTTAGAAGACCGGTTGGTTTCCCGTTTTAAACAAGGTTTATCGACGGATATCACCCCACCCGACTTGGAAACGCGGATTGCCATTTTGCGCAACAAAGCCAAGGTGAACGGCATTGATATCCCAGACGAGACCCTCTCCTATATCGCTGGTCAAATTGATACCAATATTCGCGAGCTAGAGGGAGCCCTCACCAGTGTCCAAGCCTATGCGGTCATGAACCAAGAAGAACTCAGTCCGGATGTCGCCGCGCGAGCCTTATCCAATTATCGCGACGCCAATACCAAAAAGGTACCAAGTATTGCTGAAATTCAAGAAACCGTGGCCGATTACTTTGACCTGACTGTTGCCGATTTAAAAGGGAAGAAACGGAAACGGGACATTGTCGTCCCCCGGCAAATTGCCATGTTCCTCTCGCGGGAAATTACTGATGCCTCTTTGCCTAAGATTGGCCAAGAATTCGGCGGCAAAGACCATACCACAGTCCTCCATGCCCATGAAAAAATCTCAGAAGCCATGAAATCAGCCACTGAGATTAAGGAAAATGTCGAAAGTATTCAAAATTTACTCAAACGTTAG
- the dnaN gene encoding DNA polymerase III subunit beta produces the protein MKFTIKRSIFVDHLNNVQRAISSRTTIPILTGIKIAVLDSGIILTGSDSTISIEIYISKEDESNQLSIAETGSIVLPSRFLGDIVKKLPEDQLTLEVQDNLQTVIRSGESVFNLNGTAGSEYPTLPEIDADSTYVLPGHLFKRVVNHTIISVSNQQIRPLFTGVHFILADEQLKAVSTDSHRLSQRIVPLTMPEESRGKALEINIPGQTLTELTRLVDDNEDIEMMVTDNQVLFKIDNVYLYSRLLEGNYPDTDRLLSLDYNTKIKVDAQELVHAVERALILSHQGKNNVVKLSLSQEEAILSGHSSEIGYVKERLSLLSFEGDDLEISFNPDYLREALRSFGGQDVVIRFVNPTHSFILTPSEDEDEFNMVQLITPIRTPGN, from the coding sequence ATGAAATTTACAATTAAACGTTCCATCTTTGTTGATCATTTAAACAATGTCCAACGAGCGATTTCCTCACGGACAACGATTCCGATACTAACCGGAATTAAAATCGCTGTTCTGGATTCAGGAATCATCCTTACTGGTAGTGATTCAACCATTTCGATTGAAATTTATATTTCTAAAGAAGATGAAAGTAACCAGTTATCGATTGCTGAGACAGGGTCTATTGTTCTTCCTTCCCGTTTTCTCGGTGACATTGTCAAAAAATTACCTGAAGACCAACTGACCTTGGAAGTCCAAGATAACTTACAAACCGTTATCCGCTCGGGAGAATCCGTCTTTAACCTTAATGGGACGGCCGGTAGTGAATACCCTACCTTACCTGAGATTGATGCCGATTCAACCTATGTCTTACCGGGCCATCTCTTTAAGCGGGTGGTTAACCACACCATTATTTCGGTATCTAACCAACAAATCCGCCCACTCTTTACCGGGGTTCACTTTATCCTGGCCGACGAGCAACTGAAAGCGGTATCAACCGACTCCCACCGGCTCAGTCAACGGATTGTGCCTTTGACCATGCCGGAAGAAAGCCGAGGTAAAGCTTTAGAGATCAATATTCCTGGTCAAACCCTGACCGAACTCACCCGTTTAGTGGATGATAATGAAGATATTGAAATGATGGTCACCGATAACCAAGTCCTCTTTAAGATTGATAATGTCTACCTCTATTCCAGATTATTGGAAGGGAACTATCCCGATACCGACCGCTTGTTGAGCTTGGACTACAACACTAAAATTAAAGTTGACGCCCAAGAACTGGTTCACGCGGTAGAACGGGCTTTAATCTTAAGCCACCAAGGCAAGAACAATGTGGTTAAACTTTCCCTCTCCCAAGAAGAAGCCATTCTTTCCGGTCACTCTTCTGAGATTGGTTATGTTAAGGAAAGACTCAGTCTTTTAAGCTTTGAAGGCGACGACTTGGAAATTTCCTTTAACCCTGACTACTTACGGGAAGCTTTGCGGAGTTTTGGCGGCCAAGATGTGGTCATTCGTTTCGTTAACCCGACCCACTCCTTTATCTTGACCCCAAGTGAAGATGAAGATGAATTTAACATGGTTCAACTCATCACCCCAATCCGGACACCTGGTAACTAA
- a CDS encoding FAD-binding oxidoreductase produces MTIERQVDDKYLTTFIHESEAGHAEGIIYPENEEEIVEAVKKAQAEGKKLVTIGGHTALAGGTYPQGEILLNLEKMNQILDLDKETLTLTVEAGVTLNQVRDYLAGSGYFYAPDPGEKRATVAGNAATNAGGMRAIKYGVTRDNIRSMRVVLANGEVINAGSLNNKDSSGYDLKDLFIGSEGTLGIISQLQLKLRVEPQYENSLLIGFERLEELGPVIYEILHSSVAPTALEMFEHDAITYAEELLGKEMPSKTGQAFLLVTLSGNQEAAIQKDLENLEEIAQKAGALATELLSGEVEKGVWDIRDHILSGIYKAGPMRLDDPVVPVNKITQAINKSKEIADDLGIASTFFGHAGDGNIHICLMKKELSDQEWEDRLHQYDLRLYDFLAENGGLPSGEHGIGLERVKFMPIFFSETELATMKAIKKALDPNNLLNPGRVIEVDE; encoded by the coding sequence ATGACAATTGAAAGACAAGTTGACGACAAATATCTCACTACCTTTATCCATGAATCAGAAGCCGGCCATGCGGAAGGGATTATCTATCCTGAAAATGAAGAAGAAATCGTTGAAGCCGTAAAGAAAGCCCAAGCTGAGGGCAAGAAACTCGTGACCATTGGTGGGCATACGGCCCTAGCTGGTGGGACCTATCCTCAAGGTGAAATCCTCTTAAACCTAGAAAAAATGAATCAAATCCTCGACCTCGATAAGGAAACCTTGACCTTGACCGTGGAAGCGGGCGTGACCCTCAACCAAGTGCGCGACTACTTAGCGGGTAGTGGCTACTTCTATGCCCCTGACCCTGGTGAAAAACGGGCCACTGTAGCGGGAAATGCGGCCACTAATGCCGGTGGGATGCGGGCCATTAAATATGGAGTGACCCGGGACAATATCCGTTCCATGCGGGTGGTTTTGGCTAATGGTGAAGTGATTAATGCCGGTAGCTTGAATAATAAGGATTCTTCTGGCTACGACTTGAAGGACCTCTTCATCGGTTCAGAAGGGACCTTGGGCATTATCAGTCAGTTACAATTGAAATTGCGGGTGGAACCCCAGTATGAAAATTCCCTCTTAATCGGTTTCGAACGCTTAGAAGAACTAGGACCGGTCATTTATGAAATCTTGCATTCCTCTGTGGCACCTACCGCCTTGGAAATGTTTGAACACGATGCCATCACCTATGCTGAAGAATTGCTCGGTAAGGAAATGCCAAGTAAAACTGGTCAAGCCTTCCTTTTAGTCACCCTCAGTGGTAACCAGGAAGCGGCCATCCAAAAAGATCTGGAAAACTTGGAAGAAATCGCTCAAAAAGCGGGTGCTTTAGCGACTGAACTCTTAAGCGGAGAAGTGGAAAAAGGCGTCTGGGACATCCGTGACCATATCCTCTCAGGGATTTATAAGGCAGGCCCCATGCGCTTAGATGACCCTGTCGTTCCGGTCAATAAGATCACCCAAGCCATCAATAAATCCAAAGAGATTGCCGATGACCTAGGGATTGCCTCTACTTTCTTTGGTCATGCCGGCGATGGTAATATCCATATCTGTCTCATGAAGAAGGAACTCAGTGACCAAGAATGGGAAGACCGACTCCACCAATATGACCTCCGCCTTTATGACTTCTTAGCTGAAAACGGCGGCCTCCCTTCTGGAGAACATGGAATTGGTCTCGAACGGGTGAAATTCATGCCCATCTTCTTCTCTGAAACGGAATTAGCTACCATGAAAGCCATTAAAAAAGCCCTTGACCCCAATAACCTCCTCAACCCAGGCCGGGTTATTGAAGTAGACGAGTAA
- the yaaA gene encoding S4 domain-containing protein YaaA, whose translation MSDVDIVAIDTEYITLGQLLKALGYIQTGGQAKIYLASYPVILDGQEEQRRGKKLYPGSVVEFPHEGAIYAIRGASESDPLADHHAP comes from the coding sequence ATGTCAGACGTAGATATTGTCGCCATCGATACCGAGTATATTACGCTCGGGCAGTTATTGAAGGCACTGGGTTATATCCAAACCGGAGGCCAGGCGAAAATTTACCTGGCCAGTTACCCAGTGATCTTAGACGGTCAGGAGGAACAAAGACGGGGCAAGAAACTTTATCCCGGCTCAGTGGTTGAATTTCCGCATGAAGGAGCCATTTACGCCATTCGAGGGGCTAGCGAAAGCGATCCACTAGCAGATCACCATGCACCTTAA
- the recF gene encoding DNA replication/repair protein RecF (All proteins in this family for which functions are known are DNA-binding proteins that assist the filamentation of RecA onto DNA for the initiation of recombination or recombinational repair.) yields the protein MHLKSLYLKDFRNYDQVTMDFDPGINVFIGDNAQGKTNLIEAIYMLSLARSHRTAKEREVIRFGADFARIEGRVAKKNGEIPLSLTMTKKGKIAKLNRLQQERLSDYIGAFNVVLFAPEDLELVKGAPQLRRTFIDRELSQMNPTYLYDSSNYQHLLKQRNTYLKQLQRREAHDKLYLNVLTEQLVDFASRMMVQRFQFIQKLEAYAKPIHAQLSMDKETLTLAYQASLTVDETSTVDQLKTELMDKFQSIQEREIEVGSTQIGPQRDDLKLMINDKVVQQYGSQGQQRTTVLSLKLAEIECMHETLGEYPILLLDDVLSELDDQRQTHLLKTIEKKVQTFLTTTSMEGIQADKIDDPDLFTIKAGRVELKE from the coding sequence ATGCACCTTAAGTCACTTTACTTAAAGGACTTCCGTAATTACGACCAGGTCACCATGGACTTTGATCCGGGAATCAATGTCTTTATCGGCGACAACGCCCAAGGCAAGACCAACCTGATCGAAGCCATTTATATGCTGTCTTTGGCTCGGAGTCATCGGACGGCTAAGGAGCGGGAAGTGATCCGCTTTGGCGCTGATTTTGCCCGGATTGAAGGCCGGGTCGCCAAGAAGAATGGGGAGATTCCTTTATCTCTGACCATGACTAAAAAAGGCAAGATCGCCAAGCTCAACCGCCTGCAACAAGAGCGGCTGAGTGACTATATTGGGGCCTTCAATGTGGTGCTTTTTGCCCCGGAAGACCTGGAACTGGTCAAGGGTGCTCCGCAACTGCGCCGTACCTTTATTGATCGGGAACTCAGTCAAATGAACCCGACTTACCTCTATGACTCCAGTAATTACCAGCACCTGCTCAAGCAGCGCAATACTTATTTGAAGCAGCTGCAGCGGCGGGAAGCCCATGATAAGTTGTATTTGAATGTCTTAACCGAACAGCTGGTGGACTTTGCCAGTCGGATGATGGTCCAACGTTTCCAATTCATTCAGAAATTGGAAGCTTATGCCAAGCCTATCCATGCCCAATTATCCATGGATAAGGAGACTCTGACCCTGGCCTACCAAGCCAGCCTCACTGTCGATGAGACGTCCACGGTGGACCAACTAAAAACCGAGCTCATGGACAAATTTCAGTCCATCCAAGAACGTGAAATTGAAGTGGGCTCTACTCAAATCGGTCCCCAACGTGATGATTTAAAATTAATGATTAATGATAAAGTCGTTCAACAATACGGATCCCAAGGCCAACAGCGGACCACGGTTTTGAGTTTGAAGTTGGCAGAGATTGAATGTATGCACGAAACCCTCGGGGAATACCCCATACTATTATTAGATGATGTCTTAAGTGAATTGGACGACCAGCGTCAAACCCATCTGCTGAAAACTATTGAGAAAAAAGTCCAAACCTTCCTGACTACAACCAGTATGGAAGGCATTCAGGCAGATAAGATTGATGATCCTGACCTCTTTACCATTAAGGCGGGTCGGGTGGAATTGAAGGAGTGA
- the gyrB gene encoding DNA topoisomerase (ATP-hydrolyzing) subunit B, producing the protein MAENQANNSEHEQPQNHNPKDKNQPNQAGEYNASQIQVLEGLEAVRKRPGMYIGSTGAPGLHHLVWEIVDNSIDEALAGYADKIDIKIESDGSITVIDNGRGIPVDIQEKTGRPAVETVFTVLHAGGKFGGGGYKVSGGLHGVGASVVNALSTKLRVEVYRDGKIYQQEYSRGHIVSDLKVVGESDKTGTVVNFVADPEIFTDTTDYDFQTLNKRVRELAFLNKGLHITLEDRREEDSQEVAYQYEGGIKEYVQYLNENKEILFEEPVYLEGQMDDIEVEVAFQYTAGYHSNFMSFANNIHTFEGGTHESGIKTALTRTINDYARSQNLLKEKDDNLSGEDVREGLTLIVSIRHPNPQFEGQTKMKLGNSEVRTITDRLFGQHLEQFLYETPNIARQIVDKGILASKARQAAKRAREMTRKKSGLEISNLPGKLADCSSRVPEECELFIVEGNSAGGSAKLGRDRHFQAILPIRGKILNVEKASMDRILANEEIRSLFTAMGTGWGNDFDVTKARYHKLVIMTDADVDGAHIRTLLLTLIYRYMRPLLDAGYIYIAVPPLYQVRQGKNIHYVNSDQELNDYMKTLAERPRPSVQRYKGLGEMDAEQLWETTMDPTQRQMLQVTVDDAQEADRNISMLMGDLVAPRRDFIENNATYATIDL; encoded by the coding sequence ATGGCAGAAAATCAAGCAAATAATTCCGAACACGAACAACCTCAAAACCATAATCCCAAAGATAAGAATCAGCCCAACCAGGCCGGAGAATATAACGCCAGTCAAATCCAAGTCCTCGAAGGCTTAGAAGCGGTGCGTAAGCGGCCCGGAATGTATATCGGCTCAACCGGGGCTCCTGGTCTCCACCACCTAGTCTGGGAAATTGTCGATAATTCCATTGACGAAGCCCTGGCTGGTTATGCGGACAAGATTGATATCAAGATTGAAAGTGATGGTTCCATTACCGTCATCGACAATGGTCGGGGAATTCCGGTCGATATCCAGGAAAAAACCGGCCGTCCCGCGGTAGAAACCGTCTTTACCGTCCTCCATGCCGGGGGTAAATTTGGCGGTGGCGGTTATAAGGTCTCCGGGGGCTTACACGGTGTGGGAGCTTCCGTTGTTAACGCGCTCTCAACCAAGCTCCGGGTCGAAGTTTACCGGGATGGTAAGATTTACCAGCAAGAATATAGCCGCGGACATATCGTTTCCGACTTGAAAGTCGTCGGTGAAAGCGATAAGACCGGTACCGTGGTAAATTTTGTGGCCGATCCTGAGATTTTTACCGATACCACGGACTATGATTTCCAAACCCTCAATAAACGGGTTCGGGAGCTGGCCTTCCTGAATAAGGGCCTGCATATTACCCTGGAAGACCGCCGCGAGGAAGATTCCCAGGAAGTCGCCTACCAATATGAAGGTGGGATTAAAGAATACGTCCAATATCTGAATGAAAATAAGGAAATCCTCTTTGAAGAACCGGTTTACTTGGAAGGACAAATGGATGATATTGAAGTGGAAGTCGCCTTCCAATATACGGCTGGCTATCATAGCAATTTCATGTCCTTTGCCAACAATATCCATACCTTTGAAGGCGGGACCCATGAGTCGGGGATTAAGACCGCCCTCACCCGGACCATCAACGATTATGCCCGCAGTCAGAACCTGCTCAAAGAAAAAGATGATAACTTGTCCGGGGAAGATGTCCGTGAAGGCTTAACCCTGATTGTCTCGATTCGCCACCCTAATCCTCAATTTGAAGGGCAAACCAAGATGAAACTGGGGAACTCGGAAGTTCGGACCATTACTGACCGTCTCTTTGGTCAACATTTGGAACAATTCCTATATGAGACCCCAAACATTGCCCGGCAAATTGTTGATAAAGGAATTTTGGCTTCTAAGGCTCGGCAAGCGGCTAAACGGGCCCGGGAAATGACCCGGAAGAAGTCAGGTTTAGAGATCTCTAACCTGCCGGGTAAATTAGCTGACTGTTCTAGCCGGGTGCCAGAAGAATGCGAACTCTTCATCGTCGAAGGGAATTCTGCGGGCGGCTCAGCCAAATTAGGCCGGGACCGTCACTTCCAAGCCATCTTACCTATTCGTGGGAAGATCTTGAATGTGGAGAAGGCCTCCATGGATCGGATCCTGGCCAATGAGGAAATTCGCTCCCTCTTTACTGCTATGGGAACCGGTTGGGGCAATGATTTTGATGTGACCAAGGCCCGTTATCATAAGCTAGTGATTATGACCGATGCCGACGTCGACGGGGCCCATATCCGGACCCTCTTATTAACCCTGATTTATCGCTACATGCGCCCCCTTCTCGATGCGGGCTATATCTATATTGCGGTGCCACCGCTTTACCAAGTCCGCCAAGGCAAGAACATCCACTATGTCAACAGTGACCAAGAACTCAATGATTACATGAAGACCCTAGCGGAACGTCCTCGTCCTAGCGTCCAACGCTATAAGGGGCTGGGGGAAATGGACGCTGAACAATTATGGGAAACCACCATGGACCCAACCCAACGGCAAATGCTGCAAGTGACGGTTGATGATGCTCAGGAAGCGGACCGGAATATCTCCATGCTGATGGGGGACTTAGTCGCACCACGGCGTGATTTTATCGAGAACAATGCGACTTATGCCACTATCGACTTATAG
- the gyrA gene encoding DNA gyrase subunit A has product MVEEHKQPAPREISHEMRNSFLDYAMSVIVARALPDVRDGLKPVHRRILYGMNELGVTPDKPYKKSARIVGDVMGKYHPHGDSAIYESMVRMAQDFSYRYMLVDGHGNFGSVDGDQAAAMRYTEARLSKIALEMVRDINKKTVDFIPNYDGEEREPEVLPSRFPNLLVNGATGIAVGMTTNIPPHNLSEVIQALHILMKNPKATTQDLMEAIPGPDFPTAGIVIGKAGIKKAYETGKGRIIVRARAEIDTMASGKERIIVSEIPYMVNKAKLVERIADLARDKRIDGITAVRDETGRQGMRIVIECRKDASASVILNNLFKQTQMQTNFNFNMVAIDQGVPRTLSLKQILNRYLDHQEEIIRRRSIFEKEKAEARAHILEGLQIALDHIDEIVNILRSSKTGDQAKTIFMDQYGLSDKQAQAILDMRLVRLTGLEREKIDNEHQDLMEEIAYLNEVLASEEKRYEIIYQELLEIEKRFGDERRTEIRVGEITNLEDEDLIEESNVLITLSRKGYIKRVEDSEYRTQNRGGRGVKGMALQDGDYIDAMLSTSTHDVILCFTDRGRVFQIKGYEIPEYGRAAKGLPIVNLLNLQEDEQVRGVINVNPNNKAANTEDYFFFVTKQGTVKRTPIEEYFNIRNNGLIAINLRDDDELVAVLQTSGQDNIILGSHQGYAVSFAEDDVRSMGRTATGVRGIRLDKDDYVVGASILGPDQDVLIVTEKGYGKRTPADEYSIKHRGGKGVKTVNITEKNGPLVGLATVDLDEDIMLMTDEGVVIRFHSVDISQTGRATQGVRLMRLDDAAHVSTMAVVDPEDDEEALEEAETVEADPDQQGQYATETGLSDPDIDSGDDQDTARLSQDHIQSKMQDFSNQLLEEDDSQRSDED; this is encoded by the coding sequence ATGGTTGAAGAACATAAACAACCCGCGCCACGTGAAATATCACATGAAATGCGTAACTCCTTCCTGGATTATGCCATGAGTGTTATCGTCGCCCGGGCCCTCCCCGATGTGCGTGACGGTCTCAAACCCGTCCACCGCCGGATTCTCTATGGGATGAATGAACTCGGGGTCACCCCGGACAAACCCTATAAGAAGTCAGCCCGGATTGTCGGGGACGTTATGGGTAAGTACCACCCCCATGGGGACTCAGCGATTTATGAATCCATGGTGCGGATGGCCCAAGACTTCTCCTACCGTTACATGTTAGTTGATGGGCACGGGAACTTTGGTTCGGTCGACGGTGACCAAGCCGCGGCCATGCGTTATACCGAGGCCCGGCTCAGTAAGATCGCCTTGGAAATGGTCCGCGATATCAATAAGAAAACCGTGGACTTTATCCCTAACTATGACGGGGAAGAACGTGAACCCGAAGTCCTCCCCTCTCGTTTCCCTAACCTCTTAGTTAACGGAGCCACTGGGATTGCGGTGGGGATGACCACCAATATTCCCCCTCATAATTTAAGTGAAGTGATCCAGGCCCTCCATATTCTGATGAAGAACCCCAAGGCAACGACCCAAGACCTGATGGAAGCGATTCCTGGTCCTGATTTTCCGACTGCGGGGATTGTGATTGGCAAGGCTGGGATTAAGAAGGCCTATGAAACCGGGAAAGGCCGGATTATCGTCCGCGCCCGGGCAGAAATTGACACCATGGCCAGCGGTAAGGAACGCATTATCGTCAGCGAAATTCCTTACATGGTCAACAAGGCCAAGTTAGTGGAACGGATTGCCGACTTGGCGCGTGACAAACGGATTGACGGGATTACCGCGGTCCGTGATGAAACCGGCCGTCAAGGTATGCGGATTGTGATTGAATGCCGTAAAGATGCCAGCGCTAGCGTGATCTTGAACAACCTCTTCAAGCAAACGCAAATGCAAACCAACTTTAACTTTAATATGGTGGCCATTGACCAAGGCGTACCTCGGACCCTTAGTCTCAAGCAAATCCTCAACCGTTACTTGGACCACCAAGAAGAAATTATCCGACGCCGGTCCATCTTTGAAAAGGAAAAGGCTGAAGCTAGAGCCCATATCTTAGAAGGCTTACAGATCGCCTTAGACCACATTGATGAGATCGTCAACATCTTACGATCATCCAAGACCGGTGACCAGGCCAAGACCATCTTTATGGACCAATATGGTCTCTCCGATAAGCAAGCCCAAGCCATCCTCGACATGCGTTTAGTCCGCTTGACCGGCTTGGAACGGGAAAAGATCGATAATGAACATCAAGACTTGATGGAAGAAATTGCCTACTTGAATGAAGTCTTAGCCAGCGAAGAAAAACGTTATGAAATTATCTACCAAGAACTCTTAGAAATTGAAAAACGTTTCGGTGACGAACGTCGAACCGAAATTCGCGTGGGTGAAATTACTAATTTAGAAGATGAAGACTTAATTGAAGAAAGCAATGTCCTCATCACCCTCTCACGTAAGGGTTATATCAAGCGGGTGGAAGACTCTGAATACCGGACCCAAAACCGGGGCGGACGTGGCGTGAAGGGCATGGCCTTACAGGATGGCGACTATATTGATGCCATGCTGTCGACCTCGACCCACGATGTCATCCTCTGCTTTACTGACCGCGGCCGGGTCTTTCAAATTAAGGGCTATGAAATCCCTGAATACGGTCGGGCAGCCAAGGGTCTCCCCATTGTTAACTTGCTCAATCTCCAAGAAGATGAACAAGTCCGCGGGGTCATTAATGTGAACCCAAATAACAAGGCCGCTAATACAGAAGACTACTTCTTCTTTGTCACCAAACAAGGTACGGTCAAACGGACCCCGATTGAGGAATACTTCAATATCCGAAATAACGGTCTGATTGCCATTAACCTCCGTGATGACGATGAATTAGTCGCTGTTTTACAAACCAGTGGCCAAGATAATATTATTCTCGGTTCCCACCAAGGTTATGCGGTCTCCTTTGCTGAAGACGATGTCCGCTCTATGGGGCGGACGGCGACGGGTGTTCGTGGTATCCGCCTTGATAAGGACGACTATGTGGTTGGGGCGTCGATTTTAGGCCCTGATCAAGATGTCTTGATCGTCACAGAAAAGGGTTACGGCAAACGGACGCCTGCCGATGAGTACAGCATCAAACACCGGGGCGGTAAGGGGGTTAAGACCGTCAATATTACCGAAAAGAACGGTCCCCTAGTTGGCTTAGCTACCGTTGACTTGGATGAAGATATCATGCTGATGACCGATGAAGGCGTCGTGATTCGCTTCCATTCCGTTGATATCTCCCAAACCGGTCGGGCCACCCAAGGCGTTCGACTGATGCGCTTAGATGATGCTGCTCACGTGTCCACCATGGCCGTTGTTGATCCAGAGGACGATGAGGAAGCATTGGAAGAGGCAGAGACTGTGGAAGCTGATCCAGACCAACAAGGTCAATACGCCACCGAAACCGGCTTAAGTGACCCTGATATTGATTCAGGTGACGACCAAGATACAGCCCGTCTCAGCCAAGACCACATCCAAAGCAAAATGCAAGACTTCTCTAATCAACTCTTAGAGGAAGATGATAGTCAAAGATCCGATGAAGACTAA